TCAGTGATGTCTGCAGCATCACTATAGAACTGTCTTGTGTCACTTTTTACTTCCCTCTGGGGGGGAGCCTTAAAGACTCCCCCAATCATGGAGGCAAGTTAATCATTCTCTCCAGTTAGTGACTTTTGCCCCATAATTGGGTAAGCACTTCCTAGATTGAGAAAAGCAGCTACAGTAAATCTGCTGTTTCCCTCATTTGGTGATCCTTCAATCACACATAAGCTCCTTGTATTCTAAATTTCATGCACTTCTCCCAGATGCTATAGGGTTTTCTCTCACTGTTGCCAATGGATGTCATCCAGACATGAGTTCATATCTTATGGTTTTGTGCAATCATTGTCGTATTGTAGTCCTAAGACTCATTATAgtgtatttttgatatttttgaaatgtgttaaattttttaattcaataatatGAGCCAGGGCATGTTGCAGCAAATCTATTGTttgtaaaaaataacaataataataaataaaataaaatggaatatctttttcatggctttgttttaaaatggaatacctcttattttataaatactttattttaGCGTGAAACTGTAATTTTCTCTAACTTGTATACAAAATTAGTTTCTTAACCAAAAGCACCTTTAggaattttctgctttttctttaggGGAAGCTAATAAGCAAATGAAACCACATTCCATAACACTCTATGAAGCTATGAGTTAAggcaagaataaatatttttgatcacCTTTTAAGCGAAATagcaataaagatttttttacctCAAGAAATATTATATTCTGACTTGGTTTATATGTTTAAAGAAATCCCAAAGAAAGGAAACACGGTCCTTATTTACATGCCGGTTATTAGCTGACTAGAGGAAACTCAATTGTAAACAATTCACAGCTCCTCTTAAGTTGGAGAGCTGATGATGACACAGAGGAAGGAGCTAAGTGGATCATCTGGCCATCATGTTTGTCATAATGTAGTGGCTTTGGTGTCAGAACTtcagacagggccggccctgtggcttagcggttaagtgcgcaggctccactgctggcgggccgggttcggatcccgggtgcgcaccgacgcactgcttctccggccatgctgaggccacgtcccacatcaactagaaggatgtgcaactgtgacatacaactatctactggggctttgggggaaaaaaaaggaggaggattggcaatagatgttagctcagggctggtcttcctcagcaaaaagaggaggattagcatggatgttagctcagggctgatcttcctcacaaaaaaaaaaaaaaacaaaaaacttcagaCATGGTGGGTTTTGGCTCACAAAATGCTTATAATCCAGTTAGGCCTCTAAATTGTTCCTCCCTCTTCCACGCATTGGTTGCCTCCCATAATCTCTGGACTTCCAAGCAAGATTTGCTACCTCTCCAAATAAAGGTCAAGATGAAATCATTTTGCAGGTTTCCTACTTTAAGATTTGGTTCACCAACTGTTCATCCATGCGCTGAGCTCAATGCCACCATCTACTTTAACACCTCAGTTCCATGAGACACACACCTCCCTATTCCAGGTGGCAGAAGTGAAATTCTCTGCTTCATGTGATGTTAATTCCCTGGTACACCAATGGCCGCAAGAGGACATTAGTCACTCAGAACACATTCCAGTATATGATTCATTGGGTCTGAGTTTTGCCTCTGCTACTTAAAAGATTTGATTTTAGCTAagttacttaacccctccaaGGCTCAGTTTTTGTAGGAAATGGTATCGCTCTCATCAGTTATTTGTGAGCTTAAACGGTAAGATCAATACTGGACCTGGCCCATAGTGAGCAGTCAACGCAATGTCAACTGTTGAGTAAGCCACTTCACCTTCTTGAACCTTTGTCTCCTCAACTGTAAGATGCGAATAATAAATCTTGACCTGCCTACTGGACAAGTAGTAGCAGATCAGACAAGGTTTGCTAAAGCATTGTGAACGTTAGGAACCTGCAAACGTGGGGTGTTGTGATTACAGTGATGGCTGGGCTCCAATCACTAGAGCAGAGCTGGATCTTGGGAGCAGTATTGTAGCTGGGCCTAGGTCAGATAGGTCAAAGTCCCCATTTTATCAAGCACAAGACATGGGTGAAGCTCTCATAGGGACATGTTTCAGGGAATAAATGCTAGGTGAGAACAGTAGGTGTGGGTATTCTtttgagggggagggaggaattgtTTGATTTTTGCTGCTGTTAAACTTGTCTACCACTTagtgaaaactgtgtgggaccTAGCCACTGCCTCGAGGCTAAGGGTGATAGAGTGGAAGTATCCTTCTGTGGCACAAGTGTTTGTATTTTAACCTAGCAATGTATATTTCCAGTTGATTATTTTCCTCCAAGCTTTACTTTTTGTAAAAGTAGAATTAGTTTCCTATTTCTGTATGAGATTTAGTTTTGATCCTTCGCCTTGGATAGGTTCAATAATTAGCTATTGAAAGGAtttgagaggagagaggaaaggtgaTATAGtctagggaagagagaagagtcaGCAGACATGCAGGGGTAAAAATGACCAACATGTGTTAGAGGAAAATAATGttgacttaaatttttttaacagtCATTTTGGCATATGTTGAAACAGGCTTTTGTTTGCTGATTTCTTACTAACTGTATAGAGAATCAGATTTATGTCAAAATTGCATTGTGGGGGACAGCCcggtgcatagtggttaagttcgtgcactctgcttcggcagcccggggttcacgggttcagatcccaagcatggacctacgcaccgctgatcaagccatgctacggcaggtgtcccacatataaaacagaggaagattggcaacagatgttagctcagagctaatcttccacaccaaaaaaaaaaaaaaaattgcattgtggaaatagtttttaaaaatctggtttgAATttattaatagtttaatcatAGTTGTAATATGAAAATAAGGatattataaaaaagaattagCTATTGAAAAGCAAGAGGACAATTAGAAAAAAACCTATATAATAAGAATGTGTATATTTCTAGTTGCATCTGACATGAACTGAAAATCTGTGACTAGTTGTAAAGTATAAGAACAGTTATAAAACTTGAGattaaaattattgaaagaactttatttttaagattccGTGTTAATGATCTGTTACATTATGAAAACAATTCAGGGTCCTGAAAGACAACAATCTACCTTTGAAGGCCTACTCTATAGGGTGCTGTCAGGGAATGCAGAAATGAAGAAGCCTCTATAAGCTTTTATCGTCTAGTAAAATTATCTGCTTTGTCTTTGAAATCAGTTGAATCACATGTTTAAGAagtttatgaattttatttctcactATTTGGAAGCctcatatttaagaaaattataaaatatttcaggaaagtGAATTCCAATTGAATGACTTGCAACAAGAAAGAAACTAACTTGGAAGGCTGGCGAAAAACATTTTCTCAGCCCAAATCCGGGAACCCCGAGGAGTAACATAAATGCTCAAAGCATCTCTCTTCCTGTATCGACATCCAGCCTGCCATCTCTAATGGAAGAAGCCTCCTTGGGACCCAGGCGGTCACGCTATACTGCCGTATGGGCAGAATAGCTTCCCTCTAGGAGATGGTCAGAATGTAATTACTCGTTTAGAATTCAATCACACAACTGCTTTAAAATCATTCCGCTGCGACCAAATACGAGGGGAAATGGCATGTTGCTTTTGGTGACTTTAACTAGTTAAGACAGGTAAGATATTTCTACTATAATACTGGGCCTGCTACCCCTGATGTGTAGTTCTTATCTTTCATAATTTCTCTAGCTACTTATCTATTGTCATTTTTACCTTGCCTTTTGGTAAGAGAGCCATATCATACGGGCATACCCAAACTTCTGATGTTGCTCTTTGTAGCAAACTTGGAGATATTTTTTTCAGGCTCACAGCCAACAAACACTTATTCATAGAAAAATGAGACGATCATCTAGCTTTGCATTGGTACCAAAGGCAGCATTTGTAACATTAAGTATGTGAAAACCACAGTTGTCTCATGTGTGATTTTAAAGGACCCATCTTTTTGAGAGAAACAAGGGAGGTGGGTTGACATTTAGGTTCCAAGAAGATCTCAGAGTGTTCCAGACCAGAGATATTCTGGTGCATCACTGTAATTTCTGTGCCGTTCTTGGTTATCTGTGTAGTGCTTCTGCTCTCGGTAGCTCCGTAGGGCCAGTACCACGCTAACGCCATACATAATCACCAGAAGACAAGCAAAGGTGGCTGCTGCTCCATCAGTGCCTGAGAGCTGGCAGTTCATCCAGGTGAGACCCTTCCGGGCATAGAGCCTCTCTCTTGTTTTGCAAGTGTCTGTGGAATTGATCCGCAAGGCTACGTGGAGGTAAATGCCAATGCCTATGCAGTAGCCCACTGCCGCTAGGAGGCTGAAGGCGGCCTCCAGGAGGAGCCACTTCCCTGGCAGTTTGGTTAGATTCTTGGCTCCTTGGAGTAAAACACCCATGGTGAGGACACCCATCCCCAGAGAAACAGCCACACCACCATATATCAGAGGTGCTCGGAGGACCGTGTACTGCTGGTCCAGCTGTCGAACCTGCTCCAGCTCGGTGCCCTCAAATGGTGAGTAATAGTTGTTCCCAAAGCCGCCGGCAGTGGTAAAGCTGGCACTGAATCCAGCAAGGACAAAGTAGGAGGCCACGATACACATGAGAACCATCCCATTCAATATCACCTCCACTATCTGTACCACACCTAGGAGGAGAGAGATTCCGTATTTAACACTGATGTCACTCACCCAGGAAACCCTGGAGGTCAGACTAGAGAAATACCATGGTGACCTGAGACATAGATTCAACATTAACATccttagtgttttgttttttaatattcataTGTTTGAAAAATCAAAGTAACACTCTGGAAAAATTttgggcagtttcttaaaaaactaaacataaagACTTACCATGTGACCCTGCAACTGTACTCCTGAgcatttatcctaaagaaatgaaaactaagatctacacaaaaacatgtacatgaatgttcacagtagcTTTATTTGTATGAGCCAAgtattggaaacaacccaaacgtccttCAATGGGTGAGTGGTGAAAGAATCTGGTATATCCATACCGTGGAATAGTCAGCAATAGAATACAtgtaacaacttggatggatctcaagggaattatgatgagtgaaaaaaaaaggcagttttaaaaggttacatactgtatgattccacttacgtaACAGTCTCAAAATGACAGAATTATAGAGATGGGGAACAGATCTGTGGTTGTTGGGGGATGGGGATGAgtggggggaagtggggagagcgATGGATGTGACTATAAAGGGGGAGCACTGGGGATGCCTGatgatggaacagttctgtaggtgactgtggtggtggtcacACGTATCTGCATGTGTGATATAACTGCACAgaaccacacacatgcacagacacgAGTGCATGTACAACTGTAGACTGTCcatttcctggttgtgatattgtactatagttacgcaagatgttaccattgggggaaaccgGGTTAAACAGAATCTCTTCGTACTAGTTTTGCAATGtcttgtgaatctataattatttaaaaatttaatatttttaaaaattcaaaatgacttaaaaaggtacaaaatgaaaaatttcactCATATCCCTGTCCACCCTGTTCTCTACCCCCAACCACtttcattattttctaatttaatttccagTGTTCCTTTGTGCAAATAAAAGCACTCAAATCTGCAATTCATCCCCCCTTTCCCTACTTTTTTCACAAAAGGAAGTGTACCACACACTGTCCTGCATCTTGCGTTTTCCATTTATTATTCCTAGAGATGTTTTCAGGTTAGCTCCCACAGAGTGTCCACCTTCTCTGTGGCATGGCCTCcaactccattgtatggatggaccagtCAGTCTATTCAACCAGGATCCTACTGATGGATACTTGGGACGTTCACCTGAAGGTTTCTTACAAGTTTAAGGAACCCACATTACCACGAGGCAGCAGGAGCCAACAGGTGAATGGAGACGAATGTCTTCTTGTCCATGGTCAGCTTTCATCTGTCACTGACAGAGGCCCCAGCCTCTCCTAGGTGTACTCCGGGGAGAAGGGCTCCTGTCATTCTCTCAGGGTTCAGAGATGAGAACTAAGACAAAAGCACATGAACCTAGAGTGGGAATGCCAGGTTCATGTCCCCGCTCTTTACTGCTTGGTGACCTTGCCCAAGTCATTGACTCTAAGGCTCAGACACTCTATCTGACAAACAAAGATAATGCCTGCCTGCCTTATCTCACAGGACTGTGGTGAGGCCCTGTGAAAGCAAGTAGGAAAATCCTtagaaaatcataaaatgttaTACAAGCGGATGGTAATGCTACTCAGTAATGTTTGTAAAATGGAAGGGGATTAGTGAGAGATTTAAGAAATGGGAAGAATTTACAGAAAGTGTGGTTTCCCAGAAATCAGGAAAACTCGCTAATACACTAGTGGGGGCCGTGATGTGTATCAACTGGGCAGCTGAAGACCAGTAGCTCTAACGGACTTAGGCAACAGCTGATCCTATCTCCTGCTGGGCCCACACGAATTCCTGAGAAGTCCAGGGGACGCCGCTGTCAAGGGCTCTAACAGTTGAGAAGCTACATTCCTCTAATTTAAATCTGAAAATAACATCAGACCAGGACTGCCCACTCTCCACCCAGGGACTGTCAGCTACTGGCCTCTTTCCCTCCAGCAGAGTGAGTGAATTGACCCAAACATTATTCTAATTCAGCGGGAGTAGCTATTGCCTTACCTAACACCTTTCTCTGCCTTGGTTTTGCCTTCTGCATGCGTGTTAATATGTCACCCCCCCAAAAGGGAAACAGGAATACCGTCCTACTACAAGATGTGGACAACCTGAACGTTTCCTTCTGGGATAGATTCTGCCAAAATGGTGGAGTCATAATCCATGCAGCACATATCTGCTAGGCTGAAGTGGAATCAATCTAGATCTTGTCAACCACCTCACTGACGGCAACAATTCAGAGGAATAATGAGCTTTTGCCAGGTCCAACGATATTGGGTCTGTTGAAGGAATACGGCCACTGAATATTATCACAGTACCATCCAGGCCTGACCTGGCTTAGCTATCAACATCAAACAGGCCTCGAGTATTTCCAAGCATGCTGTTTGTGCAGAAAGACTCACAGAcatcaggagaaaagaaaaagggcgATGACCAGAGCTTGCAGTGTATCTCTATGTGGGATGGGACAAGTCTTTAGAGAGACAGCAGAAGGCTCTGTAGAGGGAAGTGGAGATTCTGAAACAGATATGAGCTTTTTGTTGTAAACAGCATCTTTTGTGGGTGAGGCTGCTTTTGTGGCTGATAATTTAATACTATGCTTAATTATACATCTACTGCATTTGCACTGGAAATGTGAAAAAACTGAGGCGAgcaaatcaaatttttaaaaagttttctaaaataaaactaataCATGTGCAATCAAGCCATACATAAAAAATTCTCCTTCTCTTTAGAAGCAAATACTGTTAATGCTTTCTTATGTATTATTCTTCAGGGAGTTTTCTACTCATATACAAGCAAATATATGTATTTGATACCaactcaagacaaggttgacataagggaagccatattgtataAAAGAAACCCTGTTGTAACTTTGagtgacctctgactaactaacccagctggatatgcaccctccaagAGATCTaaatgctctgtagattttacgacctcTGCTTGTGCCTGTACCTCTCAGCCGtggtaagatgataactttgttcttttgagttccttaggaatgtgatgacccctgaacagagagtctatgctgatagccatcatcagtgaagactgaaagatctggtgtggcactcccagtctgttaacaccagaaggtcaacattcccaacctcctcccctataacccaccggcTTATATAACTGCTgcaagattttgtgcccccttaagatggttctttgagacattaatcagccatcttcccccttgctagcaagctgtaataaactgccctttcttttccaccatcttgcccctTGACGATTGGCTCTTGTCTCGTggcgagcagatcgtgccctttgggCGGTAACATATTTCCCCTTTTCTAAATCTAAATGGAACTCACCTTTTAAATGtaataagtaaagaaataatactaTAAATGTATTGTGAAGGGAACCATCACctccaaattaaaatttttctttggatttttaTTGGATTCACATAAAGCAAAAAACATATTCACTTGTACCAAGAATATGTTGCATTGTGCCATAAGTCATAAGTTAACATGCCATAAGAACCCATGAAGTTGTCTGGCCAAAAGTagcattctttcttttattctggatggctcctgaatTCCAGATGTCGGGTTTAATTCTTCGTACAATGGTACATTTACAAGAGGTACAAAACACTTATTGAGCTTTCAAGGCCATTATAAGGGGCTTATTAGAATAGCTTCTTGGCAACCCAGTGAATTAATCTGATTCCTCTTTCTTCAGCCCACGTTGAACTCCAACTTAAACCTTACAGAATAGCCTCCCCAGGGCCCCACCCCCTCCATCCAGAGCATTAAGGAAATGAAGGATCAAAGAATtcagtggaggggccggcccggtggcgcaagcggttaagtgcgcgcgctccgctgcggcggcccggggttcgctggttcggatcccgggcgcgcaccgaagtactgcttggtaagccatgctgtggcggcgtcccatataaagtggaggaagatgggcaccgatgttagcccagggccgtcttcctcagcaaaaaaagaggaggattggcggatgttagctcagggctgatctcctcacaaaaaaaaaaaaaaaaaagaattcagtggAAAAAATTGGGGGCTAATCTGCTTAAAACAGCTGTGTTTAGAAAACTTCAGGCTGAAATGTTGTTTTGTGTCTATGTGGCTCTTCAAGAACTCTGAAGATAAGGTTCTTCAAATTCACTTGGTTATCTCCCTTTAATCAAGAAGTGCACTTTGCTGTGGCACATGCCCTTTGGGTCTTGGGCttcagttttgggttttttgttttgttttaataattttggtTAGTTCCTCCCCAACAGAAGACTCCAGAACCAGAGCTTATTACATCAGAGAATGCTGCTCCGTGTAACCTGGGGCTACACCCAGCATACCAAAGGTGGCCTGTTACTTTTCAAGCCTTGGCAAGTTCCACAACAAAGTACTCCGTGAAAGACAGTGGTTCAGAGTAACTGCCATCACTTACATTTGACAGAACGTTTTAAAAAGCCTAAAACTGTAACATTTCTGCAGGATTCTCTTTTAGCTTCCTGACCTTTCGGTAACCCCTGAAGGCCAGCACAGCCCCCAGGGCAAAGACCCCAATGCCCAGGGCAGCAAAGATTCCAGCTCCTATATCTCCCCCATGGAAACTGCAGCTGAAGCCGCTGTACCCTTTGCTGTGGTACAGCGCCTCCCTCTCTTTACACACAGGGGAGGCATAGGCAGCGGAGAGGTAGTGGAAGTAGAAGTACAAAGCTGGGACATACGCCCCGGCGATGAGCACGTCCAACAAGCCTTCGACGACCAACAACAGGGGGCAATGCCATGGGACTCGCAGGACGCCCATGGCGACCAGGAGGCAGCAGAAGGCCATGAGGGCTCCACTGTAAGCCATTGCCACAGTGACTGTGGGCAGCTTTAGCTGGTAGAACTGGACATCCAGCTGCTGTGCTGTCTCACCATCAGCACCAGCAAAACCACTGTAAGCCCCTCCATACTGGTAGTAGTAAATGCCCCCCAGGCTGGTGATGCCCGTGTAGCCCCCCGTGGAACCGTAAGATACAGAGCTGCAGGCCAGGATCAGCAAGTTCAGGAGAACCTCCAGCATTTGGCAGCAGGCTGCAAAAGAAGGGCGGGTTACCAATTTGAGAGACGCTGTTTGGCACTTGGAGTCTTCACCTTGAGGCGTTTCCTCCCCATGGCAGCTCACACCACAGCCATCTCTTTATTCTGACCCCCGGAGGGCCTGAGCAGCCaaaacaatagatgttagcagGGAAGTGTGGTCTCCAAAAATGATGTCAGAGAGACTTGGGACTGAAAAGAGTAATTCCCAAAAGAGCAAAGCAGCTGCCCCAGGTGGGGTGCAGGACGATGGTGGGAGAAATCAGACCAGTCAGCagagagaaaggcagcccctATGGAAGGCAAGAACATTCTCTGCCCCAGCCCTTCCCTGCCAGAAAGACTAAAAATAGTTATCTCATCTTTAGCTACGTTGTGGCTATTTTCATTTAGAAAGAGGAGACTTCTCCAAGTTTGAAGGCAATTATAATATAGAACTTAAAACAtataaagaggggccggccccatggcttggtggttgagtgagcgcgctccgctgctggcggcccgggttcggatcccgggcgcgcaccgacgcaccgcttctccagccatgctgaggccgcgtcccacatacagcaactagaaggatgtgcaactatgacatacaactatctgctggggctttggggaggaaaaaaaaaaaggggaggaggattggcaatagatgttagctcagagccggccttcctcagcaataaaagaggaggattatatatatatatatatatatttttttttttaattttatttatttatttttcccccaaagccccagtagatagttgtatgtcacagctgcacatccctctagatGCTGCATGTGGAACGTGGCCCCAGCATgacaggagaagcggtgcatccccgggatccaaacccgggccgccagcagcggagcgcgcgcgctcaaccgctaagccatggggcaggccccaaaaagaggaggattagcacggatgttagctcagagctgatcttcctcaaaaaaaaaaaacatatataagtTAGAAAAGAGCATGGAAGTtatacatcaaaatgttaacCGTGGTGCACATGTATTAGAAATAGGAATGTTTAAGTTAATTAAACCCATCAGGTTTACTGAATTACAGAAACATAATTGGTTTTATTGTTCTTAGACTTTAACTCAGTAAGCATGTTTTAAAGTGTAACTCTGTTTTCTTCAGTTTCCCTAAGGACCAGATCTGGGCTGGGATATTTTCCCAGAGCTGGATTCTTGCAGGGCCCTTGTCTTCTTTATCTTGCACAAGGAAAGCGCTCCAGCTTTTCCAC
Above is a window of Diceros bicornis minor isolate mBicDic1 chromosome 32, mDicBic1.mat.cur, whole genome shotgun sequence DNA encoding:
- the MARVELD3 gene encoding MARVEL domain-containing protein 3 isoform X1 — translated: MEDTSGTREPRARPREREPERRPRPDRDRHSERPRDRAGDRRRERNEGGRRDGDRDRGRDRDPRQDGSRLGDHRAGEHRVREKSRQSRTPDRPRRPTWDAAPPPWPAPWETPEPPPQRKEALGRRTPESEFTSERYPPPNPNPGREEVEYYQSEAAGLLECHKCRYLCTGRGVVQIVEVILNGMVLMCIVASYFVLAGFSASFTTAGGFGNNYYSPFEGTELEQVRQLDQQYTVLRAPLIYGGVAVSLGMGVLTMGVLLQGAKNLTKLPGKWLLLEAAFSLLAAVGYCIGIGIYLHVALRINSTDTCKTRERLYARKGLTWMNCQLSGTDGAAATFACLLVIMYGVSVVLALRSYREQKHYTDNQERHRNYSDAPEYLWSGTL
- the MARVELD3 gene encoding MARVEL domain-containing protein 3 isoform X2, whose translation is MEDTSGTREPRARPREREPERRPRPDRDRHSERPRDRAGDRRRERNEGGRRDGDRDRGRDRDPRQDGSRLGDHRAGEHRVREKSRQSRTPDRPRRPTWDAAPPPWPAPWETPEPPPQRKEALGRRTPESEFTSERYPPPNPNPGREEVEYYQSEAAGLLECHKCRYLCTGRACCQMLEVLLNLLILACSSVSYGSTGGYTGITSLGGIYYYQYGGAYSGFAGADGETAQQLDVQFYQLKLPTVTVAMAYSGALMAFCCLLVAMGVLRVPWHCPLLLVVEGLLDVLIAGAYVPALYFYFHYLSAAYASPVCKEREALYHSKGYSGFSCSFHGGDIGAGIFAALGIGVFALGAVLAFRGYRKVRKLKENPAEMLQF